A region from the Gossypium hirsutum isolate 1008001.06 chromosome A08, Gossypium_hirsutum_v2.1, whole genome shotgun sequence genome encodes:
- the LOC107894474 gene encoding gamma conglutin 1 produces MASSFLLFLLIFLSVSSFILLSESQKTSKPNRFILQLQKDPKTKLYVTNIYKRTPSQKVPFVVDLNGRLLWVTCEKSYRSSTYHAPRCHSTQCSRAGSHYCHICSTRDGPGCHNNTCGVMSMNPVTGLTAMSELAQDVLSIQSTQGSNPGPMVRVPQFLFTCAPSLLLQRGLPSTVQGVAGLGHSLISLPTQLTSHFSSAGFAPIFALCLAPKGVMFFGDSPYYMLPNVDITRPLSYTPLIISPQGEYYMEVKSIKINDKDVPIDTALLSINKQGVGGTKLSTINPYTILHHSIFKAVTQFFSKELSAIPQVKPVAPFGVCFKSKSIKNSRVGLEVPNIDLVLHDKHVMWRIYGANSIVEAAPGVSCLAFVDGGMDNNGASIIIGAYQMENNLVQFDKARSRLGFSSSLLFYKTSCNNFNFTAIP; encoded by the coding sequence ATGGCttcttctttccttcttttcCTTCTCATTTTCCTTTCCGTTTCTTCTTTCATCCTTTTATCTGAATCTCAAAAGACTTCGAAGCCGAACAGGTTCATTTTGCAGCTGCAAAAAGATCCGAAAACTAAACTTTATGTGACTAACATATACAAGAGAACTCCTTCACAGAAAGTCCCATTTGTTGTGGACTTGAATGGAAGGTTACTATGGGTTACTTGTGAGAAAAGTTACCGTTCGTCCACCTACCATGCCCCTCGGTGCCACTCGACTCAATGCTCTAGAGCTGGCAGTCATTATTGCCACATATGCTCCACCAGGGATGGACCAGGGTGCCATAACAACACATGTGGGGTCATGTCAATGAATCCTGTGACAGGCCTAACCGCCATGAGTGAGCTTGCACAAGATGTGCTATCAATACAATCCACTCAAGGGTCTAACCCTGGTCCAATGGTTAGGGTCCCTCAGTTCTTGTTCACTTGTGCACCTTCCCTTTTACTGCAAAGAGGGTTACCAAGTACTGTTCAAGGGGTGGCTGGATTGGGGCATTCCCTCATTTCTCTACCAACTCAACTGACCTCACACTTTTCGTCTGCTGGTTTTGCCCCAATATTTGCCCTTTGTTTAGCCCCTAAAGGCGTCATGTTCTTTGGGGACAGCCCTTATTATATGCTGCCTAATGTTGATATTACACGACCATTAAGCTACACTCCACTTATCATCAGTCCCCAAGGAGAGTACTACATGGAAGTTAAATCAATCAAGATAAACGACAAGGATGTCCCGATAGACACGGCACTGTTATCGATCAATAAACAAGGCGTCGGAGGCACGAAGCTCAGCACAATCAACCCTTACACCATTCTACATCACTCAATCTTCAAAGCTGTCACACAGTTTTTCTCCAAGGAGCTCTCTGCTATTCCCCAAGTAAAACCAGTTGCGCCATTCGGTGTCTGTTTCAAATCGAAAAGCATTAAAAACAGCAGGGTTGGACTAGAGGTTCCTAACATCGACCTTGTGCTCCATGACAAGCATGTTATGTGGAGGATTTATGGAGCAAACTCCATTGTTGAAGCTGCACCAGGAGTGTCTTGCTTAGCTTTTGTGGATGGAGGAATGGATAACAATGGCGCTTCGATTATTATTGGGGCTTACCAAATGGAGAATAATCTGGTACAGTTTGATAAGGCAAGATCAAGGCTTGGTTTCAGTTCTTCCCTGCTGTTCTACAAGACTTC
- the LOC107894481 gene encoding heavy metal-associated isoprenylated plant protein 34, producing MNKQEVMKMQTWILKVNIQCSCDGCKQKIKKLLQKIDGVYTTSINADQGRVTVTGNVDPGILIRKLQKSGKHAQLWGSAQKGSNNFPNQMTNHFMNMHIDGGKGGKDNRSQKGGNGGGGGGKSNQQKGGQQFGPPPHLMQQMMKGPKDFKLPPSKDQKSVKFQLPDDDLDESDCDFDEFGDEFDDEFDDEFDDDDDEGEFGHGHGYGHGHGHGHGHQMQNKMVPMMGKGHGSYGPNGMVNCPPMNGKKGGGNGKKGDAFDIPIVMKGTGENKDGKHGNGGKKGGGEKNKGGKQNKGGGGKKGGGGLLGFFKKSKDGKDCNHKKGKNEWDGKNKGAYKGNGGKNGGGNNNGNGAKKGGGRNGGGSHEMNKVKNGGFHDIDVINHGKKGGGGGGAGAGGSKNMGQMGQMGRQMGQMGGQMGGQMGYNMGQMGQMGNYPMSQMSNFPAVQGLPAAAAAAAAATAMNGVGGGYYQGMGAGNPYNQQQQQQQYMAMMMNQQRANANGGGMYQPMMYAQPYPPPHAPYGPPYPMHATPANSESYAHFFSDENANSCNIM from the exons ATGAATAAACAAGAAGTCATGAAGATGCAG acTTGGATTCTCAAAGTGAATATACAGTGTAGTTGTGATGGTTGCAAGCAGAAAATAAAGAAACTATTGCAGAAAATTGATG GGGTGTATACTACAAGTATAAATGCAGATCAAGGGAGGGTTACAGTGACAGGAAATGTTGATCCAGGTATACTTATAAGGAAGCTCCAAAAGTCAGGGAAACATGCACAGCTATGGGGGTCAGCTCAAAAGGGTTCAAACAATTTCCCAAACCAAATGACCAACCACTTCATGAACATGCATATCGATGGTGGCAAAGGAGGGAAAGACAACAGATCTCAAAAGGGTGgtaatggtggtggtggtggtggaaaGAGTAATCAGCAAAAAGGTGGGCAGCAATTTGGACCACCACCACACCTTATGCAGCAAATGATGAAAGGGCCTAAGGATTTTAAGTTACCACCTTCCAAAGACCAGAAATCTGTCAAGTTTCAGTTGCCTGATGATGATTTAGATGAAAGTGATTGTGATTTTGATGAGTTTGGTGATGAGTTCGatgatgaatttgatgatgagttcgatgatgatgatgatgaagggGAATTTGGTCATGGTCATGGATATGGACATGGACATGGCCATGGCCATGGGCACCAAATGCAAAACAAGATGGTACCTATGATGGGAAAAGGCCATGGATCATATGGGCCCAATGGCATGGTTAATTGTCCTCCCATGAATGGTAAAAAGGGTGGGGGCAATGGTAAAAAAGGAGATGCTTTTGATATACCTATAGTAATGAAAGGCACGGGAGAAAACAAAGATGGGAAGCATGGTAATGGAGGAAAGAAAGGAGGtggtgaaaagaacaaaggaGGGAAGCAAAACAAAGGTGGAGGAGGTAAAAAAGGAGGTGGTGGATTACTAGGATTTTTCAAGAAGAGTAAAGATGGAAAAGATTGTAATCATAAGAAAGGTAAAAATGAATGGGATGGTAAAAACAAGGGTGCCTATAAGGGAAATGGAGGCAAGAATGGTGGTGGAAACAATAATGGCAATGGGGCTAAAAAGGGTGGCGGCAGAAACGGTGGTGGGAGCCATGAGATGAACAAAGTTAAAAATGGTGGGTTTCATGACATTGATGTTATTAATCATGGTAAAaaaggaggtgggggaggtggtgCTGGTGCTGGTGGCAGTAAGAATATGGGGCAGATGGGCCAAATGGGTCGTCAGATGGGTCAAATGGGTGGTCAGATGGGTGGTCAGATGGGTTACAATATGGGTCAAATGGGCCAAATGGGGAACTATCCAATGAGCCAGATGAGTAATTTCCCTGCAGTTCAAGGACTaccagcagcagcagcagcagcagcagcagctacAGCAATGAATGGTGTTGGTGGAGGATACTACCAAGGGATGGGAGCAGGAAATCCCTATaaccaacaacaacaacaacaacaatacaTGGCGATGATGATGAATCAACAGCGTGCAAATGCCAATGGTGGGGGTATGTATCAACCAATGATGTATGCTCAGCCTTATCCACCACCCCATGCACCATACGGGCCTCCTTATCCGATGCATGCAACACCTGCAAATTCTGAATCATATGCTCATTTCTTCAGTGATGAGAATGCAAACAGCTGCAATATCATGTAA